From the genome of Poecilia reticulata strain Guanapo linkage group LG22, Guppy_female_1.0+MT, whole genome shotgun sequence:
ctattttaacaAATTCATTGTTCTTGAATGAGTACCTTTGTGCGCCTATGATCAAACATCCAGAAGGCTTTGATTTGATGGGAAAATCTGTGAGGGATCGTAAATGCACGGCAAAAAGACTGCAGAAGGTTGTCTTTGCACTGTAAGAAGTTAGCCACATCCAGGATGAAGTATAATAGCTGGGATGAGTTCATTAAGTGCCATAAGCCATGGTGACTGCACTAATTCTTTGCAACATTATGCCAAGCTACGACCACAAACTTCATCGTATTTCATTCGGGATTTTAAGTGATAGACCAATACAAAGTAGTTTATCATAACTAATTATGTTATGTGAGTGATTATGTTCACATACTGTATCTCGCTGTTTCTGTGAAGTCATTAGGTCTGTTAGGGAACATCGATGAACCAACAGCATCATGAAGGCCAGGTTGatctgaaatctgaaataatGGCACATCTGCAAACCATAATGTGACTGTCCAAGGACTGGAATTTCAAGCCCTTGACCTATAAGCTGTAATATTTTAGGTCTAAACTCCAGGATTGGATACCACTAGTCTATTAAATCTACTCAAAATGCTTTGAGATTTGAGGTtgtagcatgacaaaatgtgaaaatgttaaagttttgaaaaaagaatGTACATTTAAATACCATGTAATGAGTCCTTAAACATATTGCTGACTGGATACAATACCCTGGACCAACATGCTGTCAGTACAAGGAACCAAGACAAGCTTCAGAAGTGCGTGAAGAGAAGGTGGGGGGTAGCATTGATCTGTGCAGTCTTCAGAAGTCCATATACACCCATGTTTTTTGGACAGCTGCATCACCATACCCTTGATCAAAAAGCCACATCTTTCCATCTCTCTCTTATTCCACCTAAATTCAaataggggaaaaaagaaagaaaggaaatcaAAATGTAAGGATAAATTTAAGGATACGAGTAGAATTAGAATATTTGTAATCTATTCAGAAAAACAGCAGTGGTGTTACCCAGCAGTTTTAAGCCACATTTCCTGATGGCTGAGTTCCATTTCCTTCCACATCTGAGAGAAACGTCTCAGTTCTTGGGCTTCTAACAGCAAGAGCAGGGAACACAAAAGTCTTTAGAGATGTGATTGCTTTCTGTCATGTCAATTCTTCCATTTACAAAGACATCAGTACCAGGGAACCTGGGCAGAAGCCCCATAATGCCCCACCACTGAACCAGCCGACCCAGCCAGATGTGTCGTTTCAGAGTCCAGAGCTCTTGGTTCCAACAAGTATTTCTGCCATTCGATGAGTGCTGTGTGTCCCTGCAGATCATACATGGAGCCTTCAAATCTAATCGGAAATTGTCAAGAAAGATCACTTTAGTGCTGGATTGATTCAAATATGTCAAGCTGATCCGTCTTGTTGCTGAATGGACCTTGTTGTTTTCTCAACCACTGAACCAAGATGAGCAGGTTCTGCAGTCTCTGGAGCAAGATGTGTACTTCAATGAAGGAGCTCCGATCCAGGAACATCCACAAACCCTGACAACGACTGAAACCTATTgggtgaaaaagtaaaatataaatgttttggatttatgggatttgttttttcagaagtGACATTTGATAAAGTGGCAGTGCCCAGTTACATAgcttgaattaaataaaatgggttTAACACAACATATTCAATTTAAAGGGCTTTTTACTCATTAATTTGGAGgaagaaagctaaaaaaatgtttacctttCCAGTCcacaaaataagaaacacatCTTGCCCAAATAAGAGAAACAATCAACATACATTTGTCTGGAAAAGGTTATAAACATGGAACAGTTGTGAAGCTTCTAAAAAATGTTGGGCCAACCAGAATAATCAACACATCAATGAGAGCACATTAGAACTCATCAAAacctgaaacactgaaacactGTCTGCCTTATTTCCCTTAGCTAAGGTTAGTGTTCATGATTTAACATTAAAGAAAGAGATTGGGAGAAAATAGCATTTAGAGGAGAGTTTCAGGGCAGCAGAACACAGAAGACTGTCTCACATTTGACAATAAGTATCTTGATACATTGAAAGCCACGCCTTTCAATATATCTCCCATTTAAAATCACATATAAATTGCCAAATACAAAATACTTACACAAGGTTAACAATTCCTTCTTTGTGAATTCTGATGTCCTCTGTAGCCAGGAGCCAAAGGTTTGTAGGTGTTCCTCCAAACACGCATCACCTTTGTGAAGTTTAATGCAACAACACACCTTTTAccataaaatattttgctaaGTAGAGATCAGAGGTTTCTTCTATTCTTTATGTACCTTTAATATGCAGTTTCTTCAGCCAGTGGATGATGGTTCTGATTTTGTTAGCACCCAAAGCTTCAGACCATTGACCCTCCAACATGATCTTAAATGTCAGATCTTGGGTTCTGTGGCAGGATGAGGAATTTCAGGCAAAATTAACCCTCAAATAGCCAAATTGACACTGGCCACACATTTTGATGGCCATAATAATCTGTGACCTTACTGTACAGAACTGTAAATTAtctcaaactttaaaacaacaatttttcAGAGTTCTGCCACCTCTTCACCATTATCTGAGtgtatttattacaatatttaacGTTAAACAATGGGCATATACGATCCTCAAAGACCGAGAAAGTGTGCCTGAAGTGAGATTTATAATACACTTCAGGCATATGTCCTTCAGGTGTTACAAACCTATAACATGTAATGTTCTtagactattttaaaaataattagatcAATGGATTGTTCAAGATCAGATTAACACATGGAGGTGGTGAGAATTGTTCTGAtatctaaaaatgttatatattcAGTACTTACTCAGCAATAGAGGAGGTTATTTGTCTGTTGAATGTTGGTGAAATTTCCTCGGTCTGAGCAGAGCAGTGAGTGCTCTAAGTTGTGTCCTGTGGATTTTCAAACAACCACAGCGGCTGCAGCAATGTTTTCCTTCACCCAAGCTACTTTCTTAGATGTTAATCCACTAATCCCTCTCTGTTAACATTTCATTGGCTGAGTCGCACCATCTCCGGAATAGTAGTGAGGACTATTGCAAAAGAAGAATCCAATAATTATAAAGGGAATTAAGTATTCCtttttgactttgtgtttgCCTCAGTGTACTATTTCTCAAAATCTCATAGAACCAAATAGTCGCACAGCCACTCAAAGTACTCTGTTAACTTTCTTCTAGATTATGTCATTAATTTACAagcagaatgtaaaaaaaaatacttacccAGGTACCATAAAAATGCACTCATACCCTTTTGACTTCTTCACATTGTCATGTTTTACCCAAAAACTTCCATGCAGTTTAgtggcattttatttaatataccAAAATAGCACAATATACCAAAATGTTAAAGGATCTAACAACATAGACACATGTGCAACATAGACACAGTACATtgatatataatttatttaaattaatatgaattaattgaatattcaaatatttaattacatttagaTGACATTTGGTGTATTTTACTGTGTCAATTTGGAAATAGTCAACATTCAGTGCTTTAGCGCTTAACTATGTCTCACTGAAACTCTCGACCACACCTTTCACCTTCATAAGAATATTAGGAATGAGTAAATAGAACATGCTTATTATTTAGCACAAAGCATGTCttggaaacagaaatacaagTGTTAAATCTGCTCTTGAATTTTAATCTACACGCTTACACAACAGCTACTTGTTATTACTTTCCCAGAACTGAGACTGTCAGATTTGCATAGGTGGCAGAAGGTGGGTGTAAATCCCTAGTGGGGCCCAGGGCCGATTAATGATTAAAAGGAGATTACGTGGAGGGTCAGGTGTTGGCCGCCGGTCTCATTCAGATGCTCCCGTAGTTACCTTGTGATATCTGTGTCAGTATGACCACTCGGCTCCCTCGACAAAGAATGAGGACATCATGGAGAAAATAGGCAAATATGAGGATGACGTCAGGTGTTACTGACGAAAGCAGAGAATATGAAGGTGAGCATagctgtagattttttttaaatatttttaaaatatttcctaaaTAAGAGTTTTTGCTTAATATTTAAGCAAGCATAATgggaatgatttttttttacacatttaatagCATTAAGAGATACTGATCTTATGTTTGTTTCATTGATATGgttgttttgttgatattccatGCTTATGAAAACCTTGTCAAATGTCATTCTACTTATTGATCACTATTTTCCTTTCTTAGACAGTATACTCATTTgataacatatatatatatattttttttttttttactgtagccTTCTTCAGCATGACCATAATGCAGCGTCTACACTATATCAATTACGACGACTGGAGTAAGCTGCTTATGAAAGGACCGACAGAGAACCTACAACCAAACCCCCACCCCTCAGTCCGCTGCCCCCTCTGGAGGATAAACTGTTCCTTTTCCAAGATCTACTTACATCCCGCAATTAATCCCACCCTCACCTTTAAGGAATAActacaaaatatacaaacaatGGCAgttttaaaggtaaagtttactAAGACCAGGAGGGACAAGCTGGCCCAGATCCTGTGGATCCTCAACTGGATCTCAGTGGTCACAGGGGTCATCCTGTTCAGCCTGGGGCTCTTCCTCAAGGTGGAGCTCAAAAAGCGTGAAGACCTGATGGCAGAGAAGGACATCCAGTATGTTCCCAACATGTTGATAGCTGTGGGCCTCATTGCTTGTGCAATCAATTTCCTGGGTGGGAAGATCTGCTATGACTGTGTGGACTCCAGTAAGTTTTTGCGCTGGAAGCTGATCATGCTGCCCTACATTGTGTGCACCTTCTTTTTCACCCTGTGCGTGCTTGTGGGGGCTCTGATGTGCTACAGCATGCACTGGGAGCTGGAGGAAGCTCTGAACCTGGGCCTGATGCAGGCTATGAGGTTCTATAAGGACACGGACATGCCAGGACGCTGCTTCCTGAAACACACTGTGGACACACTGCAGATACAGTTCCAGTGCTGTGGAAACAGCGGCTACAAAGACTGGTTTCACATTCAGTGGATAAGCCACCGTTACTTGGACATGTCCAAAAAGGAAGTCGTAGAGTAAGTAATGTATGttgttgcaacattttaaaaacgtgACAAAAAAGACAGCAATACAGAGCTGTTCTTCAGAAtgaatattgacattttacaattgAACTATACCATTCTTATTTTCAATGGTTGAAGATTGATGGAAGaaacaacttcatttttaatA
Proteins encoded in this window:
- the LOC103458995 gene encoding photoreceptor outer segment membrane glycoprotein 2-like, which gives rise to MAVLKVKFTKTRRDKLAQILWILNWISVVTGVILFSLGLFLKVELKKREDLMAEKDIQYVPNMLIAVGLIACAINFLGGKICYDCVDSSKFLRWKLIMLPYIVCTFFFTLCVLVGALMCYSMHWELEEALNLGLMQAMRFYKDTDMPGRCFLKHTVDTLQIQFQCCGNSGYKDWFHIQWISHRYLDMSKKEVVDRLRSNVEGKYLMDGVPFSCCNINSPRPCIQQQITNNSAHFNYEHQTEDQNLWMKGCRQALLEYYTHIMQSIGLTVLITWLFELSVLTGVRYLQTSLENVLRQGDPDSESDGWLLENSLMETARTNLSIIKSLGKSNQINTANNGDPNIDVPSTSKAHYGPDNVPPKEKMETS